The DNA window CGACCTGCCGGATGGGCGTGACTTCCGCCGCGCTGCCGGTGAAGAACAGTTCGTCGGCGGTGTTGAGTTCGCCGCGACTGATGGTCGCGTCGTCGTGGACCGTGTAGCCCATCTCCTCGGCCATCGTGATGACGCTGTTGCGGGTGATGCCGTCGAGGATGCTCTGGGAGAGACCGGGGGTGAAGATTTCACCGTCGCGGACCATGAAGATGTTCTCGCCGGGACCTTCCGCGACGTTGCCTTCCTTGTTCAGGACGATGGCTTCGACGTAGCCGTTGCGTCGGGCTTCCTCACCGGCGAGGAGGCTGTTGACGTACAGGCCGGTCGTCTTGGCGTTCGTCGGAATCTGGCTGGAGGCGTGCTTGCGCCACGAGGAAACCATCACTTCGACGCCGTTTTCGAGGGCGTCCTCGCCGAGGTACGCGCCCCACGGCCACGCGGCGATGGTGACGTCGGTCGGGCAGTCGCCGGGGCTGACGCCGAGGCTGTCGTAGCCGTAGTAGGCGATGGGCCGGACGTAACAGGAGCGGAGGTCTTGGCGGTCGATGAGTTCGAGGGTCGCCTCCGTGAGCTCCTCCGGGCTGTACTCGATCTCCATGTCGTAGGGTTTACACGAGTCGTAGAAACGCTGGAGGTGGTCCTCCCAGCGGAAAATCGCAGGTCCCTTTTCAGTATCGTAACATCGGACTCCTTCGAAGACACCCGTTCCGTAGTGCAGTCCGTGCGTGAGAACGTGGATTTTCGCATCGTCCCAATCGACGAATTCGCCGTCCATCCAGATAGTGTCCACGTCCATTTCGTCAAAGCTCATACGTCCGCCCCAACGAAGGCCACGGTAATGAGTTTTGGCGATTGTCTTTGGACGATTGTGTAGGATTACTCATCTAAGAGTAATCCATGGGAACCGTGAATCGATGGTGCTCGCCGGAGCGA is part of the Haladaptatus paucihalophilus DX253 genome and encodes:
- a CDS encoding branched-chain amino acid transaminase, whose protein sequence is MSFDEMDVDTIWMDGEFVDWDDAKIHVLTHGLHYGTGVFEGVRCYDTEKGPAIFRWEDHLQRFYDSCKPYDMEIEYSPEELTEATLELIDRQDLRSCYVRPIAYYGYDSLGVSPGDCPTDVTIAAWPWGAYLGEDALENGVEVMVSSWRKHASSQIPTNAKTTGLYVNSLLAGEEARRNGYVEAIVLNKEGNVAEGPGENIFMVRDGEIFTPGLSQSILDGITRNSVITMAEEMGYTVHDDATISRGELNTADELFFTGSAAEVTPIRQVDNVEIGNGSRGPVTEELQSAFFDLVNRRTDDHDEWFTYVGE